The Mauremys reevesii isolate NIE-2019 linkage group 1, ASM1616193v1, whole genome shotgun sequence genome has a segment encoding these proteins:
- the LIG4 gene encoding DNA ligase 4, translating into MSSSPTSQSSPKRTVASVVPFADLCSILERIQKCKSRPEKIKYFKEFLDSWRKFHDALHKKEKDVTDSFYPAMRLILPQLERERMAYGIKETMLAKLYIELLNLPKEGKDALKLLNYRTPTGSHGDAGDFAMIAYFVLKPRCPKQGRLTIQQVNELLDSVASNNAAKRKDLVKKSLLQLITQSSALEQKWLIRMIIKDLKLGVSQQTIFSLFHPDAAELHNVTTDLEKVCRQLHDPSVSLSDVSIMLFSAFKPMLAAIANVQQIEKQMNHQSFYIETKLDGERMQMHKDGDVYKYFSRNGFDYTQQFGASPLEGSLTPFIHNVFKNSIQNCILDGEMMAYNPNTQTFMQKGNKFDIKRMVDDSDLQTCFCVFDVLMVNDQKLGHEILSKRYEILNELFTPITGRIHIVHKTQASTRKEVVDALNEAIDNREEGIMIKNPMSVYKPDKRGEGWLKIKPEYVNGLMDELDLLIIGGYWGKGLRGGMMSHFLCAVAETSPPGEKPSVFHSICRVGSGYTMKELYDLGLKLAKHWKPYRKRDPPCNILCGTEKPEVYIEPCNSVIVQIKAAEIVTSDMYKTDCTLRFPRIEKIREDKEWHECMTLDFLEQLRGKASGKLASKHLDMGDDEPQEKKRKTVPKVKKIIGIMDHFKAPDLSNVNKISNIFKDVEFCVMTGTENHSKSELESKVAESGGNVVQNPGPDTYCVIAGIENVRVKNIISSNKHDVVRAEWLLQCFETKMFVPWQPAFMIHMSPDTKQHFACEYDRYGDSYTADTDVTQLKEVFSRINNKNDEKMPLDMIADLEERYLWNSSPLCMFRQNTIYLDLYAVVNDPSTKTHGTMLSVRALELRFHGAKIVSQLKEGVSHVIIGEDHTHVKEIKALRRTFEKKFKILSELWVTDSIKEGKLQNENPYLI; encoded by the coding sequence ATGTCTTCCTCACCTACTTCACAATCTTCTCCTAAACGAACTGTGGCCTCAGTAGTTCCTTTTGCAGATCTGTGTTCAATTTTAGAACGAATACAGAAATGTAAATCCCGGCCAGAGAAAATCAAGTATTTCAAGGAATTTTTAGATTCATGGAGGAAATTTCATGATGCTCTTCATAAAAAAGAGAAAGATGTCACAGACTCTTTTTATCCAGCAATGCGACTTATTCTTCCACAattggaaagagagagaatggcttATGGAATTAAAGAAACCATGCTTGCTAAGCTCTATATTGAACTGCTCAATTTACCCAAAGAAGGAAAAGATGCCCTAAAACTTTTAAATTATAGAACACCTACTGGCTCCCATGGAGATGCTGGAGACTTTGCAATGATTGCCTATTTTGTATTGAAACCGAGGTGCCCAAAACAAGGCAGACTGACCATACAACAGGTGAATGAGCTGTTGGATTCAGTTGCTAGTAATAATGCTGCCAAAAGGAAGGACCTAGTAAAGAAAAGTCTTCTTCAGTTAATAACTCAGAGCTCAGCACTTGAACAAAAGTGGCTGATCCGGATGATTATAAAGGATCTAAAACTTGGTGTTAGTCAGCAAaccatattttcccttttccatccTGATGCTGCTGAGTTACACAATGTCACAACTGACCTGgagaaagtttgcagacaatTGCATGACCCTTCTGTATCACTCAGTGATGTTTCCATCATGTTGTTTTCTGCCTTTAAACCTATGcttgctgctattgctaatgtccaGCAAATTGAGAAACAAATGAACCACCAAAGTTTTTACATAGAAACTAAACTAGATGGTGAACGTATGCAGATGCACAAAGATGGAGATGTATACAAGTATTTCTCCCGTAATGGGTTTGATTATACTCAGCAGTTTGGTGCTTCTCCCCTTGAAGGTTCATTAACTCCATTTATTCATAATGTGTTTAAAAATAGTATACAAAACTGCATTCTTGATGGTGAAATGATGGCCTACAATCCCAATACACAAACTTTTATGCAGAAGGGAAACAAATTTGACATAAAAAGAATGGTAGATGATTCTGATCTGCAGACATGCTTTTGTGTGTTTGATGTATTAATGGTTAATGATCAGAAGTTGGGTCATGAGATACTAAGCAAAAGATATGAGATTCTAAATGAGCTGTTTACACCAATAACAGGCAGAATACACATAGTGCATAAAACACAGGCTAGCACCAGGAAAGAAGTAGTTGATGCTTTAAATGAAGCAATAGATAACAGAGAAGAAGGAATCATGATAAAAAATCCTATGTCCGTTTACAAGCCAGACAAACGTGGGGAAGGCTGGTTAAAAATCAAACCAGAGTATGTCAATGGGCTCATGGATGAACTAGACCTATTAATTATTGGCGGTTACTGGGGAAAAGGTTTGCGTGGTGGCATGATGTCTCATTTTTTGTGTGCTGTTGCTGAGACTTCCCCTCCTGGCGAAAAACCATCTGTCTTTCATTCTATTTGTCGTGTTGGTTCTGGTTACACTATGAAGGAGCTATACGATCTTGGTTTGAAATTGGCCAAACACTGGAAGCCTTACCGTAAAAGAGATCCTCCCTGTAATATTTTGTGTGGAACTGAGAAGCCTGAAGTCTACATCGAGCCTTGTAACTCAGTCATAGTTCAGATTAAGGCAGCGGAGATTGTTACTAGTGATATGTACAAAACTGATTGCACTTTGCGATTCCCTCGAATTGAGAAAATAAGAGAGGACAAAGAGTGGCATGAATGTATGACTTTGGATTTCTTAGAACAGCTCAGAGGTAAAGCATCAGGGAAGCTAGCATCTAAGCACCTTGATATGGGTGATGATGAACCACAAGAAAAGAAACGGAAAACTGTACCAAAGGTTAAGAAAATAATTGGAATTATGGATCATTTTAAAGCCCCTGATCTTTCCAATGTAAATAAGAtttctaatatatttaaagacGTTGAGTTTTGTGTTATGACTGGAACAGAAAACCATTCAAAATCTGAACTGGAAAGTAAAGTAGCAGAAAGTGGTGGTAATGTGGTACAAAACCCTGGACCAGACACTTACTGTGTTATTGCAGGAATTGAGAATGTCAGAGTAAAAAATATTATATCTTCCAACAAGCATGATGTTGTGAGAGCAGAGTGGCTTTTACagtgttttgaaacaaaaatgttcGTACCATGGCAGCCTGCCTTCATGATTCACATGTCTCCAGATACAAAACAACATTTTGCATGTGAGTATGATCGTTATGGTGACAGCTACACAGCAGATACAGATGTGACCCAACTAAAGGAAGTATTCTCaagaattaataataaaaatgatgAGAAGATGCCTCTGGACATGATTGCTGACTTAGAAGAACGTTATTTGTGGAATAGCTCTCCACTCTGTATGTTCAGGCAAAATACCATTTATCTGGACCTTTATGCTGTTGTTAATGACCCCAGTACCAAGACCCATGGAACAATGCTATCAGTTAGAGCTTTGGAGCTACGTTTCCATGGAGCAAAAATAGTCTCGCAGCTAAAGGAGGGTGTGTCCCATGTAATTATAGGAGAAGATCATACCCATGTGAAAGAGATAAAAGCACTTAGGAGAACATTTGAGAAAAAATTTAAAATCCTATCTGAGCTGTGGGTAACAGATTCAATAAAGGAGGGGAAGTTACAGAATGAAAATCCATACCTAATTTAA